One part of the Phragmites australis chromosome 3, lpPhrAust1.1, whole genome shotgun sequence genome encodes these proteins:
- the LOC133911062 gene encoding peroxidase 2-like — protein sequence MASKVASLLSCALLMAATWQAAAAGYYNPPSPDACGLKVGYYHDKCPPAEAIVKHVVGAAVRQNPGIGAGIIRMLFHDCFVEGCDASVLLDPTPANPQPEKLGPPNNPSLRGFEVIDAAKAAVEHACPGVVSCADIIAFAARDASFFLSHRRVNFDMPAGRLDGRVSNASRTLDFLPPPTFDLSQLVANFATKGLGVEDMVVLSGAHTVGRSHCSSFVPDRLAVPSDINPSFAMSLRGQCPASPSSNNDPTVVQDVVTPDTLDNQYYKNVLAHRVLFTSDASLLASQATAKLVSDNANIPGWWEDRFKAAMVKMASVEVKTGSSGEVRRNCRVVN from the exons ATGGCGAGCAAGGTGGCAAGTCTGCTCTCGTGTGCGCTGCTCATGGCAGCGACAtggcaagcagcagcagctggttACTACAACCCTCCAAGCCCTGATGCGTGCGGGCTAAAGGTAGGCTACTACCACGACAAGTGCCCGCCCGCAGAGGCCATCGTCAAGCACGTTGTCGGAGCCGCCGTCCGACAGAACCCCGGCATCGGAGCCGGAATCATCCGCATGctcttccacgactgcttcgtcgAG GGCTGTGACGCCTCCGTCCTCCTGGACCCGACGCCGGCCAACCCGCAGCCGGAGAAGCTCGGCCCGCCCAACAACCCCAGCCTCCGCGGCTTCGAAGTCATAGACGCTGCCAAGGCTGCTGTCGAGCACGCCTGCCCTGGggtcgtctcctgcgccgacatcATCGCCTTCGCCGCCCGCGACgcctccttcttcctcagcCACCGCCGTGTCAACTTCGACATGCCAGCTGGTCGCCTCGACGGGCGCGTCTCCAACGCCTCCCGCACCCTCGACTTCCTCCCTCCGCCCACCTTCGACCTATCACAGCTTGTCGCCAACTTCGCCACCAAGGGGCTCGGCGTCGAGGACATGGTCGTGCTCTCGGGCGCACACACCGTCGGCCGCTCCCATTGCTCATCCTTCGTACCTGACCGCCTCGCCGTGCCCTCCGACATCAACCCGTCGTTCGCCATGTCATTGAGGGGCCAGTGTCCGGCGAGCCCGAGCTCCAACAACGACCCAACCGTAGTGCAGGACGTCGTGACGCCCGATACGCTGGATAACCAGTACTACAAGAACGTGCTGGCGCACAGGGTGCTCTTCACGTCGGACGCGTCGCTCCTGGCATCACAGGCGACGGCGAAGCTGGTTTCGGACAACGCCAACATCCCCGGTTGGTGGGAGGACAGGTTCAAGGCGGCTATGGTGAAGATGGCCAGCGTCGAGGTGAAAACCGGCAGCAGCGGCGAGGTCAGGAGGAACTGCCGGGTTGTCAACTAG